From the genome of Globicephala melas chromosome 11, mGloMel1.2, whole genome shotgun sequence, one region includes:
- the C11H3orf22 gene encoding uncharacterized protein C3orf22 homolog produces MDVKAPKGSHQGKKSKNRTEEKFARKFPYRFSWLTETNAEPLQPWKVTKTSSSLRKQLPLQKTLVPTRSVPVRGLGAPDFPPLSSLRPPPSPPSNVWELVLLSRRFPGSALPPTGRCRPPPRGPLLEPSSAPPLSRPPAPRALRAAG; encoded by the exons ATGGACGTGAAGGCCCCCAAGGGGTCCCACCAGGGTAAGAAGAGTAAGAACAGGACCGAGGAGAAGTTTGCCAGGAAGTTTCCGTACAG GTTTTCCTGGCTGACGGAGACCAACGCGGAGCCCCTGCAGCCCTGGAAGGTCACGAAGACGAGCAGCTCGCTGCGGAAGCAGCTGCCCCTGCAGAAGACGTTGGTGCCCACGAGGTCCGTCCCGGTCAGAGG GCTGGGGGCCCCGGATTTCCCTCCACTGTCCAGCCTCCGGCCGCCACCGTCACCACCAAGCAACGTCTGGGAGCTGGTGCTGCTGAGCCGCCGCTTCCCCGGGTCCGCGCTTCCCCCCACCGGCCGATGCCGCCCGCCCCCCCGAGGGCCCCTCCTGGAGCCCAGCTCTGCGCCGCCTCTCTCTCGGCCACCCGCTCCCCGGGCGCTCAGGGCAGCGGGCTAA